The sequence GTACAGCGTTTTAGATGAATACCGTTTATTAAACGACAACGATTCTAACTACTCAAAATCACGTTTAATCAGTAATAAAGGTATAGTTGAAGACTTCAGCAAATTAGGTTTAAATAAAAAAGACCAATTGGCTTTAGTTAAATTATTATTGAAAAATAAAGAAGATTTAGACGATTTAACTATCGATGATTACTTTAGCGATACCTTCAAAAAAAGTAATTTCTGGACATTCTGGCGTACTATGTTTGCTTTCGAGCAATGGCATTCTTTGTTAGAGTTCAAATTATATATGCACCGTTTCTTACACGATTTGGATGGTTTGAACGATTTGTCTGCTTTGGTTTTCCCAAAATACAATCAGTTCGATACATTCATCAAACCGTTACGTGATTTCTTAGTTAAAAAAGGTGTTCAAATTCAATTGAATACGTTGGTAAGTGACATGACGGTGGATATCGCTGCTGATGGTACTAAAGTTGTAAAATCAATCGAGACTATTCAAGATGGTAAAGATGCACAAATCGTAATCGGAGCTGAGGATTATGTTGTAGTTACTACAGGTTCTATGACAGAAGATTCGGCTTACGGAAATAACACGCAAGCGCCAATCCAAACGATTGATAACAGCACGAGTGGAAACTCTGCAGGTTGGAAATTATGGAAAAACTTAGCAGCTAAATCTCCAGTATTTGGTCGTCCAGAGAAATTCTGTGGCGATATCGAAAAATCTTCTTGGATGTCGGCTACCTTAACATGTAAACCTTCTGCTTTCGTTGAGAAATTAAAAGGTTATGCTGTTAACGACCCGTATTCTGGTAAAACAGTAACAGGTGGTATCATCACAATTACCGATTCTAACTGGTTAATGAGTTTCACATGTAACCGCCAACCGCATTATCCAACACAACCAGATGATATTTTGGTAATTTGGGTGTATGCTTTATTTATGGATAAAGATGGTAACTACGTGAAAAAAGCAATGCCTGAATGTACAGGTAATGAGATTTTAGCAGAGTTATGTTATCATTTAGGTATCGAAGATCAATTGGATAATGTAATCGAAAACACGAAAGTTCGTACTGCTTTCATGCCATATATCACTTCGATGTTTATGCCTCGTGCAAAAGGTGACCGTCCTGCAATTGTTCCAGAAGGATGTACAAACTTAGGATTAGTAGGTCAGTTTGTTGAAACAAATAACGATTGTGTATTCACCATGGAAAGTTCGGTTCGTACAGCTCGTGTTGCGGTTTATTCTTTATTGAATTTGAATAAGCAAGTACCCGATGTTTATCCATCACAATACGATATTCGTCATTTACTAAAAGCGACTAAAGCTTTGAATGACGGGGCTCCATTTGTTGGTGAAGGAATACTTCGTAAAGTGATGAAAGGAACTTACTTCGAACATATCATTCCTGGAAATGCACCTGAGGATAACGATGAGAAAAAAGAGAACTTCATTCAAGAACAAATGCATAAATTCCACGATTGGATGGACCATGTAAGAGGAAAATTGAATTTATAATTTTCTTTTAATAGAAATCAAAAGCCTACGATAAATACTAATCGTAGGCTTTTTTTATTGTTTTTAAGAAACAACAAAAAAAGCCTCACATATTTTTGTGAGGCTGAATAAAATATGTTGATTTACTTATTTCAAAAGAATTGAAACTTCGTCTGTTTTATCTTTAAACTGTTCGAATGTAAAAGTTTGATAGTTTAAGCTATCGTACAAACGTACATTCATAATTCCTCTAGTAAGGTCTGTCAATACAATCCAAAGTGTAAATTCTGTCATGTATTTTGCAGGAGTACCATCTGGTTTTTCAGCTGCAGCTAATTCTTTAGTGATGTTTTTCGGACGGTCAAAATTATTCATAACATGACCTAATTCTGCTAATTGAATATCTGGGTTTTCCACTCTGTTAGCAAATGCAGAATAATAAACAGCTTTCACAAAACGACCAACCGAAGTTGCAG comes from Flavobacterium sp. I3-2 and encodes:
- a CDS encoding oleate hydratase, yielding MKDTTKHFDKVLNASKYYNNVEHQPDANKDVIHNGPDRPMPYANQIGNYQRNKPVLNKSFADSKFYIIGSGIAGLATAYYLVRDGQVPGKNITFIEQLHIEGGSMDGSGNSEDGYLIRGGREMDMTYENFWDLFQDIPAVELPHPYSVLDEYRLLNDNDSNYSKSRLISNKGIVEDFSKLGLNKKDQLALVKLLLKNKEDLDDLTIDDYFSDTFKKSNFWTFWRTMFAFEQWHSLLEFKLYMHRFLHDLDGLNDLSALVFPKYNQFDTFIKPLRDFLVKKGVQIQLNTLVSDMTVDIAADGTKVVKSIETIQDGKDAQIVIGAEDYVVVTTGSMTEDSAYGNNTQAPIQTIDNSTSGNSAGWKLWKNLAAKSPVFGRPEKFCGDIEKSSWMSATLTCKPSAFVEKLKGYAVNDPYSGKTVTGGIITITDSNWLMSFTCNRQPHYPTQPDDILVIWVYALFMDKDGNYVKKAMPECTGNEILAELCYHLGIEDQLDNVIENTKVRTAFMPYITSMFMPRAKGDRPAIVPEGCTNLGLVGQFVETNNDCVFTMESSVRTARVAVYSLLNLNKQVPDVYPSQYDIRHLLKATKALNDGAPFVGEGILRKVMKGTYFEHIIPGNAPEDNDEKKENFIQEQMHKFHDWMDHVRGKLNL